CCTCATCTGACCAATCCATGATGTCTCCAAATGGTTTCCATCGAACGATTGCCATGTTTCACCTCCTTATTGATTTTATTATCATGACACCATATACATTACAGTCTGCGTGCCAGAATAACCATATTAGCTGTAATACATTATATTACAACTAGTTATTCAAATAGTGGGATGTTATAATGGATATTATTCAGTGACATATATTGTCAAAATATGGCATAGGCTGACTCCGAGTGTCAAATTATGTCATTTATGACAAATCGACGGCTTCGCAGATTCGGTTATCTTTTTTATAGAATCTTTTAACCCGCTCGGAAAGGCCGGTAAGTATCTCGTAATTGAGCGTTCCCGCCCAGATAGCATGATCTTCTGCAGTGATTGCCCCACCATTATCTTCACCGAGAATTACTACTATATCGTCGAGTTCGACAGAGCTTCCAGTAACATCGGCCATAGTCATGTCCATGCAAACTCGACCTACTAAAGGATATCTTTTTCCTCGGATAAGCACAAATCCTCGATTCGAAAGCGCTCGTCGTAGGCCATCACCGTAACCTGCGCGGATAACAGCTATGCTTTCTTTGCCGCGCGTGGTATAAGTTCTTCCATAGCTGATGCTTGTTCCCGGTGGGTATTCTCTTAGTTGAATTACCTTACTATATAATGAAAGAATTGGTTTGACCTTCACTGTGTTGGCTATTTCGGCCGATGGATAAAGCCCATAGGCCAGTATTCCTGGGCGAATGCCATTCCCATAA
The bacterium DNA segment above includes these coding regions:
- the alr gene encoding alanine racemase; its protein translation is IAGVFSHSPVADSTNKSDIEFTKLQLDRFATVVEKLNTLGIAPPLIHISNSAGILSHPIYGNGIRPGILAYGLYPSAEIANTVKVKPILSLYSKVIQLREYPPGTSISYGRTYTTRGKESIAVIRAGYGDGLRRALSNRGFVLIRGKRYPLVGRVCMDMTMADVTGSSVELDDIVVILGEDNGGAITAEDHAIWAGTLNYEILTGLSERVKRFYKKDNRICEAVDLS